Proteins found in one Rhizobium sp. NZLR1 genomic segment:
- a CDS encoding ABC transporter ATP-binding protein, producing MSDAILALDAVTKTFGHGTGTVHAARVISFSLHAGRALALVGESGSGKTTCARMAMREYLPTSGRILYKGRPVEAANSAEIARYRRSVQMIFQDPFASLNPAHTIAHHLRRPLKLHRPEIKGSEIDGAVRELLHRVRLDPDLLAPKYPHELSGGQRQRVNIARALAVKPEVIVADEPTSMLDVSVRLGVLNLLNEMKQEMNLGLLYITHDIATARYVAEDIAVMYAGQIVEWGSTARVIDNPLHPYTRLLLSAVPDPDIRFEDPKARLRPDEVEDIRRRSAAPQDEIVEVEPEHFMRMI from the coding sequence ATGAGCGATGCCATACTCGCGCTCGACGCGGTGACGAAGACTTTCGGCCACGGCACCGGCACCGTGCATGCGGCGCGCGTCATCTCGTTTTCGCTGCATGCCGGCAGGGCGCTGGCGCTCGTCGGCGAATCCGGCAGCGGCAAGACCACCTGCGCCCGCATGGCGATGCGCGAATATCTGCCGACATCGGGCCGGATTCTCTACAAGGGCCGGCCGGTCGAAGCGGCGAACTCCGCCGAGATCGCCCGCTACCGCCGCTCGGTACAGATGATCTTCCAGGATCCCTTCGCCTCGCTGAACCCCGCCCACACCATCGCCCATCATCTGAGGCGGCCGCTGAAGCTGCATCGCCCGGAGATCAAAGGAAGCGAGATCGACGGCGCGGTCCGCGAACTGCTTCACCGTGTCAGGCTCGATCCCGATCTTCTCGCCCCGAAATATCCGCATGAACTCTCCGGCGGCCAGCGCCAGCGCGTCAACATCGCTCGCGCACTCGCCGTGAAGCCGGAGGTGATCGTCGCGGACGAACCGACCTCGATGCTCGATGTCTCGGTGCGCCTCGGTGTATTGAATCTGTTGAACGAGATGAAACAGGAGATGAACCTCGGCCTGCTCTACATCACCCATGACATAGCCACCGCCCGTTATGTCGCAGAAGACATCGCCGTGATGTATGCCGGTCAGATCGTCGAATGGGGCAGTACCGCCCGGGTGATCGACAATCCGCTGCATCCCTATACAAGGCTGCTGCTCTCGGCCGTGCCCGATCCCGACATCCGCTTCGAGGATCCGAAGGCCCGTCTCCGGCCCGACGAGGTCGAGGATATCCGCCGCCGTTCGGCCGCGCCGCAGGACGAGATCGTCGAAGTGGAGCCGGAGCATTTCATGCGGATGATCTGA
- a CDS encoding ABC transporter ATP-binding protein: MTQPLLSVRNLTIDYIGEEKDFRAVDDVSFDVAPGEVFGLAGESGCGKSTIAFAISRLHKPPALIRKESRILLDGRDVLGLDRQALAAFRWREVAMVFQSAMNSLNPVLRIEAQFYDMLRTHKGMSRAAARERTAEMLRLVDIAPDRMRDYPHQFSGGMRQRIVIAICMALDPKLVVMDEPTTALDVVVQREILQRINELRRNFGFSVLFITHDLGLMVQFCDRIGIMLSGRLVEQNTAAAIYRTPQHDYTKKLWASFPSLHGGVLL, from the coding sequence GTGACGCAGCCGTTGCTTTCGGTGAGGAACCTCACCATCGACTATATCGGCGAGGAGAAGGATTTCCGCGCCGTCGACGATGTCAGCTTCGACGTGGCGCCGGGCGAGGTCTTCGGCCTTGCGGGCGAATCCGGCTGTGGCAAAAGCACCATCGCCTTTGCCATCAGCCGCCTGCACAAACCGCCGGCCCTGATCCGCAAAGAGAGCCGCATCCTGCTCGACGGCCGCGACGTGCTCGGGCTCGACCGGCAGGCGCTTGCCGCATTCCGTTGGCGCGAGGTCGCCATGGTCTTCCAGAGCGCCATGAACTCGCTGAACCCGGTGCTGCGCATCGAGGCGCAATTCTACGATATGCTGCGCACCCACAAGGGCATGAGCCGTGCGGCGGCCCGCGAGCGCACCGCCGAGATGCTGAGGCTCGTCGACATCGCGCCGGACCGCATGCGTGACTATCCGCATCAGTTTTCCGGCGGCATGCGCCAGCGCATCGTCATCGCCATCTGCATGGCGCTCGATCCGAAGCTCGTCGTCATGGACGAGCCGACGACGGCGCTCGACGTGGTCGTCCAGCGCGAGATCCTGCAGCGCATCAACGAGCTGCGCCGCAATTTCGGCTTCTCCGTGCTGTTCATCACCCATGATCTCGGGCTGATGGTGCAGTTCTGCGACCGCATTGGCATCATGCTGTCAGGCAGGCTGGTGGAGCAGAACACGGCCGCGGCGATCTACCGGACGCCGCAGCACGACTACACCAAAAAGCTCTGGGCCTCCTTCCCCTCGCTGCATGGAGGAGTGCTGTTATGA
- a CDS encoding ABC transporter permease — MMTLLRNRKALTGLVIIAVIIIIAIAAPLLTQYDPAARTGRPHQPPSLDHILGTTRIGQDVFARLIYGARTSLAVGFGAGLLITLVGTALGIISGYRGGRTDEVISFFTNMVLVVPNLPLLLVLAAFIGQASPLVIALILGATSWAWGARVTRAETLSVKHKDFIKSAEMMGEPQWRIMTFEIFPNVISIVGINFIGSVIFAIITEATLEFLGLGDPRAISWGTMLYNAQKASALSVGAWWDILTPCFALAFLGIGMSLLNFAVDEIANPRLRTGNHLKRWSLLVRSGEGRL; from the coding sequence ATGATGACCCTACTTCGAAACCGCAAGGCGCTCACCGGCCTCGTCATCATCGCCGTCATCATCATCATCGCGATCGCCGCACCGCTGCTGACGCAATATGATCCCGCCGCCCGCACCGGGCGGCCGCACCAGCCGCCGTCGCTCGACCATATCCTCGGCACCACCCGCATCGGCCAGGATGTCTTTGCCCGGCTGATTTACGGCGCCCGCACCTCGCTTGCCGTCGGCTTCGGCGCCGGCCTGCTGATCACCCTTGTCGGCACCGCGCTCGGCATCATCTCCGGTTATCGCGGCGGCAGAACCGACGAGGTGATCAGCTTCTTCACCAATATGGTGCTGGTCGTTCCCAACCTGCCGCTGCTGCTGGTGCTGGCCGCCTTCATCGGCCAGGCAAGCCCGCTCGTCATCGCCCTCATCCTTGGCGCCACCTCCTGGGCCTGGGGCGCACGCGTCACCCGCGCCGAAACGCTCTCCGTCAAGCACAAGGATTTCATCAAATCGGCCGAGATGATGGGCGAGCCGCAATGGCGGATCATGACCTTCGAGATCTTTCCCAACGTGATTTCGATCGTCGGCATCAATTTCATCGGCAGCGTCATCTTCGCGATCATCACCGAGGCGACACTGGAGTTTCTCGGCCTCGGCGATCCCCGCGCGATCTCGTGGGGTACAATGCTCTACAATGCCCAGAAGGCCTCGGCCCTTTCGGTCGGTGCATGGTGGGATATTCTCACCCCCTGCTTCGCGCTCGCCTTCCTCGGCATCGGCATGTCGCTGTTGAACTTCGCCGTCGACGAGATCGCCAATCCGCGGCTGCGCACCGGCAATCACCTGAAGCGCTGGTCCCTGCTCGTCCGTTCCGGGGAGGGCCGCCTGTGA
- a CDS encoding ABC transporter permease, translating to MAFLLRRLVFYMAAFIAAATINFFLPRLMPGDPVQIMFSSAGTELPPESLQALKLTFGFVDGPLWQQYLTYLGSIFTGDLGRSIKYFPLPVTSVLGHALIWTVGLMGTATIISFALGTLLGIAAAWRRGSRFDVIVSVGAIFATSVPAVVTSLIVLFIFGFTLGWFPNGYAADPSLDPAFSLQYLGSVAYHGILPMVTLCTVLIGGFTVTMRNNMINLLGEDYIVMARAKGLSDRHVMLWYAARNALLPTVSSLAIAIGTILGGSLVTEVVYNYPGLGNILYQAILARDYPVIQGQLLIMTATMLIANFIVDVSYMLLDPRLKGA from the coding sequence ATGGCTTTCCTGCTTCGCCGCCTCGTCTTTTACATGGCAGCCTTCATCGCGGCAGCGACGATCAATTTCTTCCTGCCGCGGCTGATGCCGGGCGATCCGGTGCAGATCATGTTCTCCAGCGCCGGCACCGAATTGCCACCGGAAAGCCTGCAGGCGCTGAAGCTCACCTTCGGCTTCGTCGACGGCCCGCTCTGGCAACAGTATCTCACCTATCTCGGCAGCATCTTCACCGGCGATCTCGGCCGCTCGATCAAGTATTTCCCGCTGCCGGTCACATCGGTGCTCGGCCATGCTCTCATCTGGACCGTCGGCCTGATGGGCACAGCGACGATCATCAGTTTTGCACTTGGCACCCTGCTCGGCATCGCCGCCGCCTGGCGCCGCGGCAGCAGGTTCGACGTTATCGTCTCCGTCGGCGCGATTTTCGCGACCTCGGTGCCGGCCGTCGTCACCTCGCTGATCGTGCTCTTCATTTTCGGCTTCACGCTCGGCTGGTTTCCGAACGGCTACGCCGCCGATCCATCGCTCGATCCAGCCTTCAGCCTGCAATATCTCGGCAGCGTCGCCTATCACGGCATCCTGCCGATGGTGACGCTCTGCACGGTGCTGATCGGCGGCTTCACCGTCACCATGCGCAACAACATGATCAACCTGCTCGGTGAGGACTATATCGTTATGGCCCGCGCCAAGGGACTTTCCGACCGACATGTGATGCTCTGGTACGCCGCCCGCAACGCCCTGCTGCCGACCGTCTCCAGTCTCGCCATCGCCATCGGCACCATCCTCGGCGGCTCGCTGGTGACGGAGGTCGTCTATAACTATCCCGGCCTCGGCAACATTCTCTACCAGGCGATCCTCGCCCGCGATTACCCTGTCATCCAGGGCCAGCTCCTCATCATGACTGCGACCATGCTGATTGCCAATTTCATCGTCGACGTCAGCTATATGCTGCTTGACCCGCGGCTGAAGGGAGCGTGA
- a CDS encoding ABC transporter substrate-binding protein, protein MKKYLLAAAALTLLSGSALAQTILTVNIEPATTWVRNFNPFNQTSSRQSTLDFIYEPLVIFNRFDSNKPVYRLAESFKLSDNLKSIDFKLRPNLKWSDGKPLTAADVKFTYDYLKKFPALDFVSIWTFITDVQAVDGQTVRFTLANPSSLAAEQISQLPIVPEYVWKDVADPVTFANETPVGSGPLTEVPRFTGQTYDQCRNPNYWDNAHLKVDCMRFPQLADNNQMLTATADGTLDWGVSFIPDIDNVYVSKDPAHFHYWYSPSSMVAFLFNLDTANENNKKAFNDLKFRRAVSMALDRKTMIDVAGYGYPTLNEDPGLMGELYKSWADPSVKADFGKFATYDADAAKALLDEAGYKDKDGDGLRDNPDGSKISFSIIVPSAWTDWIDTVNLAVEGMQAVGIDAKIETPEEAVWTGNLINGTFDAAINSLPASASPYYPYKRAFSASDKGKTRFTAQRWFNPDVEKLVTEFTQTADLAEQKDAMNKAQRIVAENMPVIPVFNNPNWYQYNTKRFTGWSTKENPFVNPSISRTNPARLLNLLALEPVK, encoded by the coding sequence ATGAAAAAATATCTTCTTGCCGCCGCTGCGCTGACGCTGCTTTCGGGCTCTGCCCTGGCGCAGACGATCCTGACGGTAAATATCGAACCGGCGACGACCTGGGTTCGCAACTTCAATCCGTTCAACCAGACCTCGTCGCGCCAGTCGACGCTCGATTTCATCTACGAGCCGCTGGTTATCTTCAATCGCTTCGACAGCAACAAACCGGTTTATCGCCTGGCCGAAAGCTTCAAGCTCTCCGACAATCTGAAGAGCATCGATTTCAAGCTGCGTCCGAACCTGAAATGGTCGGACGGTAAGCCGCTGACCGCAGCCGACGTCAAGTTCACCTATGATTATCTAAAGAAATTCCCGGCGCTCGACTTCGTCAGCATCTGGACCTTCATCACCGACGTGCAAGCCGTCGACGGCCAGACGGTGCGCTTCACGCTCGCCAATCCGAGCTCGCTCGCCGCCGAGCAGATCTCGCAACTGCCGATCGTTCCCGAATATGTCTGGAAGGACGTCGCCGATCCGGTCACTTTCGCCAACGAGACGCCGGTCGGCAGCGGCCCGCTGACTGAGGTGCCGCGCTTCACCGGCCAGACTTACGACCAGTGCCGCAATCCGAATTACTGGGACAACGCGCATCTGAAGGTCGATTGCATGCGCTTCCCGCAGCTTGCCGACAACAACCAGATGCTGACGGCGACGGCCGACGGCACGCTCGACTGGGGCGTCTCCTTCATTCCCGATATCGACAATGTCTACGTCTCCAAGGACCCGGCGCATTTCCACTACTGGTATTCGCCGAGCAGCATGGTCGCCTTCCTGTTCAACCTGGACACGGCGAACGAGAACAACAAGAAGGCCTTCAACGATCTGAAGTTCCGTCGTGCCGTCTCGATGGCACTCGACCGCAAGACGATGATCGATGTCGCCGGCTACGGCTATCCGACGCTGAACGAAGACCCCGGCCTGATGGGCGAGCTTTACAAGAGCTGGGCGGATCCATCGGTCAAGGCCGACTTCGGCAAGTTCGCGACTTATGACGCCGATGCCGCCAAGGCGCTGCTCGACGAAGCGGGCTATAAGGACAAGGACGGCGACGGCCTCCGCGACAATCCCGATGGCAGCAAGATCTCCTTCTCGATCATCGTCCCGAGCGCCTGGACCGACTGGATCGACACCGTCAACCTCGCCGTCGAAGGCATGCAGGCAGTCGGCATCGACGCCAAGATCGAAACGCCTGAAGAAGCCGTCTGGACCGGCAACCTCATCAACGGCACCTTCGATGCGGCGATCAACAGCTTGCCGGCATCGGCCTCGCCCTATTATCCCTACAAGCGCGCCTTCAGCGCTTCGGACAAGGGCAAGACCCGCTTCACCGCGCAGCGCTGGTTCAATCCTGATGTCGAGAAGCTCGTCACCGAGTTCACCCAGACCGCCGATCTTGCCGAGCAGAAGGATGCGATGAACAAGGCGCAGCGCATCGTCGCCGAAAATATGCCCGTCATTCCGGTGTTCAACAATCCGAACTGGTATCAGTACAACACCAAGCGTTTCACAGGCTGGTCGACCAAGGAAAACCCCTTCGTCAATCCGTCGATCTCGCGGACCAACCCGGCACGCCTGCTCAACCTCTTGGCCCTCGAACCCGTCAAGTAA
- a CDS encoding glycoside hydrolase family 3 N-terminal domain-containing protein: MSSTPLALFVGLPNPAISDDEFALFRETNPLGLFVGRRNQREPEQTRRLIERFRQAVGRDDAPVFTDQEGGRVQHLDAGPWPLFRSFGQFAELARRDFDLGKKALRLSSQAMGAMMTELGLSSGCSPVLDLVFETTSAVIGARSFGPDPDVIAALGREVVNGLLETGNMPVIKHIPGHGRATLDSHKERPVVDASRATLTATDFKPFVALKDTPWAMVAHVVYSAYDAELPASVSPVMHDVIRNDIGYDGVLISDCIFMESLAGTLPERVRQVLDAGFDIALHSHGDIAESEAAAKAARPLTDAALQRIAAGKGRLGNLKVDVRAAHAEVEDMFASALVS, from the coding sequence TTGTCCTCGACCCCGCTCGCCCTTTTCGTCGGCCTTCCGAATCCCGCGATTTCGGATGATGAATTCGCCCTCTTCCGCGAGACCAATCCGCTCGGCCTCTTCGTCGGCCGGCGCAACCAGCGCGAGCCGGAACAGACCAGGCGCCTGATCGAACGCTTTCGGCAAGCCGTCGGCCGCGACGATGCGCCTGTCTTCACCGACCAGGAAGGCGGCCGCGTCCAGCATCTCGATGCCGGGCCTTGGCCGCTTTTCCGCAGCTTCGGCCAGTTTGCCGAACTTGCCCGCCGCGATTTCGATCTCGGCAAAAAAGCACTGCGCCTTTCCTCCCAGGCCATGGGCGCGATGATGACGGAACTCGGTCTTTCCAGCGGCTGCTCGCCCGTTCTCGATCTCGTCTTCGAGACGACGAGCGCGGTCATCGGCGCCCGCTCTTTCGGCCCGGATCCCGATGTCATCGCCGCCCTCGGCCGCGAGGTGGTCAATGGCCTGCTCGAGACCGGCAACATGCCTGTGATCAAGCACATTCCCGGCCATGGCCGTGCGACGCTTGACTCCCACAAGGAGCGCCCGGTGGTCGACGCCTCCCGCGCGACGCTCACTGCGACCGATTTCAAGCCCTTCGTCGCGCTGAAGGATACGCCCTGGGCGATGGTCGCCCATGTCGTCTACTCGGCCTATGACGCGGAGCTGCCGGCCTCCGTCTCACCTGTCATGCACGACGTCATCCGCAACGACATCGGCTATGACGGCGTGCTGATTTCCGACTGCATCTTCATGGAGTCGCTCGCCGGCACCCTGCCGGAACGCGTCAGGCAGGTGCTCGACGCCGGCTTCGACATCGCCCTCCACAGCCATGGCGACATTGCCGAAAGCGAGGCCGCCGCCAAGGCCGCCCGGCCGCTGACGGACGCCGCGCTGCAACGGATCGCCGCCGGCAAGGGCCGCCTCGGCAATCTCAAGGTCGACGTCCGCGCCGCCCATGCTGAAGTCGAAGACATGTTTGCAAGCGCGCTGGTCTCCTGA
- a CDS encoding GNAT family N-acetyltransferase, whose amino-acid sequence MPDLLVSLYSTQLADLKRKADDVSVSIRPALPPELHLVVNWVRENFSENWASEVAIAFARQPVACLIAVDGGKLKGFACYDTTARGFFGPTGVDRQARGKGIGLALFSACLQAMKTLGHAYAFIGDAGPVDFYAGTAGAIVIPAPDKGIYEGMLRSMPK is encoded by the coding sequence GTGCCAGACCTGCTTGTGAGCTTATACTCCACACAGCTTGCCGATCTGAAGCGGAAAGCCGACGATGTCAGCGTTTCCATCCGCCCGGCCCTTCCCCCGGAATTGCATCTCGTCGTCAACTGGGTTCGCGAAAACTTCAGCGAAAACTGGGCGAGCGAAGTTGCAATCGCCTTCGCGCGTCAGCCTGTTGCCTGCCTGATCGCCGTCGACGGCGGCAAGCTCAAGGGCTTTGCCTGCTATGACACGACGGCGCGCGGCTTCTTCGGCCCGACCGGCGTCGACCGCCAAGCGCGCGGCAAGGGCATCGGGCTCGCCCTTTTTTCCGCCTGCCTTCAGGCGATGAAGACGCTCGGTCACGCCTATGCCTTCATCGGCGATGCCGGCCCGGTCGATTTCTACGCCGGGACCGCCGGCGCCATCGTCATCCCCGCCCCCGACAAGGGCATTTACGAAGGCATGCTGAGAAGCATGCCGAAATGA
- the thiD gene encoding bifunctional hydroxymethylpyrimidine kinase/phosphomethylpyrimidine kinase: MIRNVLSIAGSDPSGGAGIQADLKAFSARGVYGMAVLTALTAQNTQGVTGVHLVPPQFVADQINAVFADVRVDAVKIGMIANAGIADAVANALVAALADRRSIPIVIDPVMIAKGGAALLAPEAVDVLTSRLLPLATLLTPNLPEAAALLHQPVATNRSHMAAQAEQLRALGPAAVLVKGGHLDSDDSPDVLATADGLHWFEARREPTKNTHGTGCTLSSALAAELAKGASVSEAVAIAKDYLAGAVAASGSLTVGSGHGPVQHFHALWRVEG; the protein is encoded by the coding sequence ATGATCCGCAACGTCCTCTCTATCGCCGGCTCCGATCCCTCGGGCGGCGCCGGCATCCAGGCCGATCTCAAGGCCTTTTCCGCTCGCGGCGTCTACGGCATGGCGGTACTGACCGCGCTGACGGCGCAGAACACTCAAGGTGTCACCGGGGTGCATCTGGTGCCGCCGCAATTCGTCGCCGACCAGATCAACGCCGTCTTTGCCGATGTGCGCGTCGATGCCGTCAAGATCGGCATGATCGCCAATGCCGGCATCGCCGATGCCGTCGCCAACGCGCTTGTTGCCGCACTGGCCGACCGGCGCAGCATCCCCATCGTCATCGACCCCGTCATGATCGCCAAGGGCGGCGCCGCCCTGCTGGCACCCGAAGCGGTCGACGTGCTGACCAGCCGGCTGCTGCCGCTGGCGACACTTCTGACCCCGAACCTGCCGGAGGCCGCCGCCCTGCTGCACCAGCCGGTGGCGACAAACCGGTCTCACATGGCGGCGCAGGCCGAGCAGCTGCGCGCGCTCGGCCCGGCGGCCGTGCTGGTCAAGGGCGGTCATCTCGACAGCGACGACAGCCCCGACGTGCTTGCCACAGCCGACGGCCTGCACTGGTTCGAAGCCAGACGCGAGCCGACCAAGAACACCCACGGCACCGGCTGCACGCTGTCGAGCGCGCTGGCGGCAGAGCTTGCCAAGGGCGCCTCGGTGTCTGAGGCCGTCGCCATCGCCAAGGATTACCTCGCCGGCGCGGTCGCGGCATCAGGAAGCCTCACCGTCGGCTCCGGCCACGGCCCGGTGCAGCATTTTCATGCGCTCTGGAGAGTCGAGGGATAA
- the thiE gene encoding thiamine phosphate synthase: protein MKTFDLSLYLVLDPDLCAGIGMVETARLAVAGGATMVQLRDKHAGTTGMIETGRALKQALDGTGALLIVNDDVEAAIAIGADGLHIGQEDMDAARARKMIGPGMILGLSVETEALAAAVDPSLVDYTGVGPVFATPTKADHKQPIGFEGLARLVAASPVPSVAIGGLKAEHVAEVFDAGAKGLAVVSAICGTPDPEAAARRIAGEIRKARA from the coding sequence ATGAAGACCTTCGATCTTTCGCTCTATCTCGTCCTCGACCCCGATCTCTGCGCCGGGATCGGCATGGTCGAGACCGCCCGCCTTGCCGTTGCCGGCGGTGCGACAATGGTGCAACTGCGCGACAAACATGCCGGCACGACCGGGATGATCGAGACCGGACGCGCGTTGAAACAGGCGCTTGATGGCACCGGCGCCCTGCTCATCGTCAACGACGATGTCGAGGCGGCTATCGCCATCGGCGCCGACGGCCTGCATATCGGCCAGGAAGACATGGATGCGGCGAGAGCGCGCAAGATGATCGGCCCCGGAATGATCCTCGGCCTGTCGGTCGAGACCGAGGCGCTCGCCGCTGCCGTCGATCCCAGCCTCGTCGATTATACCGGCGTCGGCCCGGTGTTTGCGACGCCGACCAAGGCCGACCACAAGCAGCCGATCGGCTTTGAGGGCCTGGCAAGGCTGGTGGCGGCTTCGCCGGTGCCGTCGGTTGCGATCGGCGGCCTGAAGGCAGAGCATGTGGCCGAAGTCTTTGACGCGGGCGCCAAGGGGCTTGCCGTCGTCTCCGCCATCTGCGGCACGCCGGACCCTGAAGCCGCCGCTCGCCGCATCGCCGGAGAAATCCGAAAGGCCCGCGCATGA
- the thiM gene encoding hydroxyethylthiazole kinase, which produces MQTRTTPGAMLKAMREKPPLVQCITNYVAMNIAANVLLAAGASPAMVHAAEEAGEFADIANALTVNIGTLSPQWIDGMQAAAKAATSAGKPWVLDPVAHYATAFRRDAVAGLLALKPTIIRGNASEIIALAGGESRGQGVDSRDPVEQAEGSARWLAERQQAVVAVTGAVDFVTDGERAVRITGGSALMPQVTALGCSLTCLVGAFAATVPEDMFGATVAALATFAIAGEEAALGAAGPGSFAWRFLDALNALDAETLDARARIWAA; this is translated from the coding sequence ATGCAGACCAGGACCACACCAGGAGCCATGCTGAAGGCGATGCGCGAAAAGCCGCCGCTCGTTCAGTGCATCACCAATTACGTCGCCATGAACATTGCCGCAAATGTTCTGCTGGCCGCCGGCGCCTCGCCCGCCATGGTGCATGCCGCAGAGGAAGCCGGCGAATTCGCCGACATCGCCAATGCGCTGACGGTCAACATCGGCACGCTGTCGCCGCAATGGATCGACGGCATGCAGGCGGCGGCGAAGGCAGCGACCTCAGCCGGCAAACCCTGGGTGCTCGATCCGGTCGCCCATTATGCCACGGCTTTCCGCCGCGATGCGGTCGCCGGTCTGCTGGCGCTCAAGCCCACGATCATCCGTGGCAATGCCTCCGAGATCATCGCGCTCGCCGGCGGCGAGAGCCGCGGCCAGGGCGTCGACAGCCGCGATCCGGTTGAACAGGCGGAAGGTTCGGCGCGATGGCTCGCCGAGCGCCAGCAGGCGGTCGTCGCCGTCACCGGTGCAGTCGATTTCGTCACCGATGGGGAGCGGGCGGTGCGGATCACAGGCGGATCGGCCTTGATGCCGCAGGTCACCGCCCTCGGCTGCTCGCTCACCTGCCTCGTCGGCGCCTTTGCCGCCACAGTGCCCGAGGATATGTTCGGGGCGACGGTCGCAGCCCTTGCAACCTTCGCCATCGCCGGCGAAGAGGCAGCACTCGGTGCGGCCGGTCCCGGCTCCTTCGCCTGGCGCTTCCTCGATGCGCTGAACGCGCTTGACGCCGAAACGCTCGATGCCAGGGCCAGGATATGGGCCGCATGA
- a CDS encoding DUF1349 domain-containing protein has protein sequence MNINFKGGKWLNEPASWHADDTALTLTTDEKTDFWRETHYGFTRDSGHFLAFPTAESFTAQIRIQGEFRTLYDQAGLMVRLDGKRWVKTGVEFTDGEAFLSTVVTDGRSDWSVSQPFKGLEDFHIRVTLANGALRIQTSCDGSRWPLLRLAPFPAADGYEVGPMACTPERSGLTVRFSEFSIGLAIATDLHDLS, from the coding sequence ATGAACATCAATTTCAAGGGCGGAAAATGGCTGAACGAACCGGCCAGCTGGCACGCCGACGACACCGCCCTCACCCTGACGACCGATGAAAAAACCGATTTCTGGCGGGAAACCCATTACGGCTTCACCCGCGACAGCGGCCATTTCCTCGCCTTTCCCACGGCAGAGAGCTTCACCGCCCAGATCCGCATCCAGGGCGAATTCCGCACCCTCTACGACCAGGCTGGCCTGATGGTGCGCCTCGACGGGAAACGCTGGGTAAAAACAGGCGTGGAATTCACCGACGGCGAAGCTTTCCTCAGCACCGTCGTCACCGACGGCAGGTCCGACTGGTCGGTGTCACAACCCTTCAAGGGACTCGAAGATTTCCACATCCGCGTCACCCTCGCCAACGGCGCCCTGCGCATCCAGACCTCTTGCGACGGGAGCCGCTGGCCGCTGCTGCGGCTAGCGCCCTTCCCGGCCGCCGACGGTTACGAGGTCGGGCCGATGGCCTGCACGCCGGAGCGCAGCGGGTTGACGGTGCGCTTTTCGGAGTTCTCGATCGGGTTGGCGATTGCGACGGATCTTCATGATTTGAGTTAG